The Stutzerimonas stutzeri DNA window AATACACCTATGAAGACGGCCAGATGCTGGTCTGTCCCGAATGCGCCCATGAGTGGTCCGCCAGCGACAGCGCTGCCGCCACGGGCGATCAAGACAAGGTGATCAAGGACGCGGTGGGCAATACCCTGCAGGACGGCGACACCGTCACGGTGATCAAGGACCTCAAGGTCAAGGGCTCGTCGCTGGTGGTCAAGGTCGGGACCAAGGTGAAGAACATCCGCCTGGTCGACGGCGATCACGACATCGATTGCAAGATCGACGGCATCGGCGCGATGAAGCTGAAGTCCGAGTTCGTCAAGAAGGTCTGAGCCGCGATGCTCGCCCGAAAGCCAGGCATTCGCCGGGCTTTTGCGTTTCAGAGCAGCTGCAGCAGCCAGTCCAGGCGCTCGCGGGTGAAGCCGCTGCCGATGAACAGCAGGTCGATCCAGAACGCCTGGTGCAGCACCACGATCAGCCAGAACAGCAGCTGGTAGCCGAGCTTGCGCGTCTTGTGACGAAAAACCTGCTGCGCCAGCAACGCACCCGGCCAGCCACCTGCCAGCTCGAAGAGATGCAGCGTGGTTTCCGGCGTGCGCCAGCGGTCCTTCAACGCGCTGTGCTTGTCGCGCCAGTAGAGAAAGAAGGTCAGCAGGCTGGCAACGGCATAGAGCGCCAGCGGCAACGCCGAGCCCAACCGATGCAGGCTGCCCAGCAGCGGTAGCAGACAGAGCAGGGCGAACAGCGCCAGCTTGAGCGGGAGCTGCTGGACATTGCCCGCAACCAGCCGCCGCGCAGGCCTGCCCCGCCCCGACTCGCGCTTGCCAGTCGAGTGCGAGCGGGCCGGCCGCTGACGAATCGCCGGCTGATCCAGCGTCAGCGGGGTATCCAGCCGCACATGCTCGGCTCGCAGACGGCCCTGCGCATCGCGCCCCGCCACGAAGAGCACCCGGTCGCCCACCAGCGGCCGGCGCTCACCATGCACTGCCGAAATATGCACGAACAGCTCTTCGCCGCCCTGCTCCGGACGAATGAAGCCGAAGCCCTTGTCGTCGTTCCAGCTTTTCAGCGTACCCCGTCGTTCCATGCCCGAGCCCGAGAATGCAAAGCGCGCATGCTAACCGAGCAGGCGACGCTCGGCATCCGCGCGGCAGGTCGCTATGGCCACGGCATGGCGGTCGGCGTTATGGTCGGGTGATCATCAGCCCAGGGATGAACCATGGCCAGCAAGCCCAGCAGTGCGAACAAGCAGAAACACCTCGCGGTTCTGATCGACGCCGACAACGCGCCGGCGGCCATCGTCGAAGGCCTGTTCGAGGAGATTGCCAAGTACGGCGTCGCCAGCGTCAAGCGCATCTATGGCGACTGGACCAAACCCAACCTCGGCAGCTGGAAGAAGGTGCTGCTCGATCACTCGATCCAGCCGATCCAGCAGTTCGCCTACACCTCCGGCAAGAACGCCACCGACAGTTCGCTGATCATCGACGCCATGGACCTGCTCTACACCCGGCGCTTCGACGGCTTCTGCCTGGTCTCCAGTGACAGCGACTTCACCCGCCTTGCCGCACGCATCCGCGAGGAAGGCCTGACGGTGTATGGCTTCGGCGAACAGAAGACGCCCTCGCCGTTCGTCTCGGCGTGCGACAAGTTCATCTATACCGAGATCCTGCGCGCCGACGCGGCCAAGGCCAGCGTCGAGCCGCCGACGCCGGAGAAACTCGCCGCAGCCGCCGCGCAGGTCGAGGAAGGCGCAGCCAGGCCGGCACGCACCAGCGACAAGGGCGAGGCGATCAAGTGCCAGCAGGTGCCGGTGGACTTCATCGCCAAGATTCTCGACGACCTGACCGAGGAGGACGACTGGATCCAGCTCGGCACGCTCGGGCAGAACATCAGCAAGCTGCGCCCGGCCTTCGATCCTCGCCTGTACGGCTGCAGGAAGCTCAG harbors:
- a CDS encoding zinc ribbon domain-containing protein YjdM, with product MSALPPCPKCNSEYTYEDGQMLVCPECAHEWSASDSAAATGDQDKVIKDAVGNTLQDGDTVTVIKDLKVKGSSLVVKVGTKVKNIRLVDGDHDIDCKIDGIGAMKLKSEFVKKV
- a CDS encoding DUF1294 domain-containing protein, yielding MERRGTLKSWNDDKGFGFIRPEQGGEELFVHISAVHGERRPLVGDRVLFVAGRDAQGRLRAEHVRLDTPLTLDQPAIRQRPARSHSTGKRESGRGRPARRLVAGNVQQLPLKLALFALLCLLPLLGSLHRLGSALPLALYAVASLLTFFLYWRDKHSALKDRWRTPETTLHLFELAGGWPGALLAQQVFRHKTRKLGYQLLFWLIVVLHQAFWIDLLFIGSGFTRERLDWLLQLL
- a CDS encoding NYN domain-containing protein — encoded protein: MASKPSSANKQKHLAVLIDADNAPAAIVEGLFEEIAKYGVASVKRIYGDWTKPNLGSWKKVLLDHSIQPIQQFAYTSGKNATDSSLIIDAMDLLYTRRFDGFCLVSSDSDFTRLAARIREEGLTVYGFGEQKTPSPFVSACDKFIYTEILRADAAKASVEPPTPEKLAAAAAQVEEGAARPARTSDKGEAIKCQQVPVDFIAKILDDLTEEDDWIQLGTLGQNISKLRPAFDPRLYGCRKLSDLIAGQPKRFDLESRGSSATGGKDLYVRLRKPAKH